The following are from one region of the Phycisphaeraceae bacterium genome:
- the metF gene encoding methylenetetrahydrofolate reductase [NAD(P)H], with product MHFSDLIKQRGTTFSFEFFPPKDEASASELFAAIRELEALRPSFVSVTYGAGGTTRRITIDLVLRLKRETSLEILPHLTCVCHTEAEIYDILEEYANAGIGNILALGGDTPRSKPDHDRRIDAFRHARDLVSFVRAFKDRSGGRNIRDPRGYGIGVAGYPEGHPSTPNRLVELDHLKAKVDAGASFIITQLFFDNRDFYDFRERCKLAGITVPIIAGVMPITSAAGMKRMADLAAGARFPASLIRAIQRAGDDPAAVRRVGVHWATEQCRDLLDHEVSGIHFYTLNRSTATREIYANLGVKDSLALA from the coding sequence CTTCTCCTTCGAGTTCTTCCCCCCGAAGGACGAGGCGTCCGCATCCGAGCTGTTCGCGGCTATCCGCGAGCTTGAGGCCCTGCGCCCGTCGTTCGTCTCGGTCACCTACGGCGCGGGCGGCACGACTCGCCGGATCACCATCGACCTCGTGCTGCGCCTCAAGCGCGAGACGAGTCTCGAGATCCTCCCCCACCTCACCTGCGTGTGCCACACCGAGGCGGAGATCTACGACATCCTCGAGGAGTACGCGAACGCCGGCATCGGCAACATCCTCGCGCTCGGGGGCGACACGCCGCGCAGCAAGCCCGACCACGACCGACGCATCGACGCGTTCCGGCACGCACGCGACCTGGTCTCGTTCGTCCGCGCCTTTAAGGACCGCTCCGGGGGCAGGAACATCCGCGACCCGCGCGGCTACGGGATCGGGGTTGCCGGGTACCCCGAGGGCCACCCCTCCACGCCCAACCGGCTCGTCGAGCTCGACCACCTCAAGGCGAAGGTGGACGCCGGCGCGTCGTTCATCATCACGCAACTCTTCTTCGATAACCGCGACTTCTACGACTTCCGCGAGCGCTGCAAGCTCGCCGGGATCACTGTCCCCATCATCGCAGGCGTGATGCCGATAACCTCGGCCGCCGGCATGAAGCGCATGGCCGACCTGGCCGCGGGTGCGCGGTTCCCGGCGTCGCTGATCCGAGCGATCCAGCGAGCCGGCGACGACCCGGCGGCGGTGCGTCGCGTGGGCGTGCACTGGGCAACCGAGCAGTGCCGCGACCTGCTGGATCATGAGGTCTCGGGCATCCACTTCTACACGCTCAACCGATCGACCGCGACCCGCGAGATCTACGCGAACCTGGGCGTTAAGGACTCTCTCGCGCTCGCGTGA
- a CDS encoding response regulator: MSSKENIIDSVRLAAHECSALLDALDKASGADGGATKRGTKRWRYRNRILTSIKQNGLAQTFYVSPRNLSSGGIAFLHGGYVHPGSPVAVVLRDKLDEVKTFRGRTTRCTHVKGRLHEVAVQFESKLNPKDFVPPTSEPGFNVEQVDLARLMGKVLVVEDFRPDQRLIAHYFKGTNLDITYAQSLEDARQILDHATDLVFLDTTLPDASGADAVVGLRKAGFAGPIVAITPERNPTQRSQLLSTGANEVLSKPMDLSLLQQAAAEFLIAGGCEPEVTTMLFSTLADDSTSELIAHYVQDCHRLSDTIADAVEKRDIAAVRQHIGSIRGSAGAHGFMPIDRVAQAALREIDATHDLDEAMIAIQAVINACKRAAVREPADSH, encoded by the coding sequence ATGAGTTCCAAAGAAAACATCATCGACTCGGTCCGGCTCGCGGCCCACGAGTGCTCCGCGCTGCTCGACGCCCTCGACAAGGCCTCCGGCGCCGACGGTGGGGCAACGAAACGCGGCACGAAGCGCTGGCGGTATCGCAACCGGATCCTCACCTCGATCAAGCAGAACGGGCTCGCGCAGACCTTCTATGTCTCGCCGCGCAACCTGTCGTCGGGCGGGATCGCCTTCCTCCACGGCGGCTATGTCCACCCCGGCAGCCCGGTCGCCGTGGTGCTCCGCGACAAGCTCGACGAGGTCAAGACCTTCCGCGGGCGCACGACGCGCTGCACCCACGTGAAGGGACGCCTGCACGAGGTCGCGGTGCAGTTCGAGAGCAAGCTCAACCCAAAGGACTTTGTCCCGCCGACCAGCGAGCCGGGGTTCAACGTCGAACAGGTCGATCTGGCCCGGCTCATGGGCAAGGTGCTCGTCGTCGAGGACTTCCGCCCCGATCAGCGCCTCATCGCGCACTACTTCAAAGGCACGAACCTCGACATCACCTACGCGCAGAGTCTCGAGGATGCGAGGCAGATTCTCGATCACGCCACCGACCTCGTGTTCCTCGACACCACGCTCCCCGACGCCAGCGGCGCCGACGCGGTCGTCGGCCTGCGCAAGGCGGGATTCGCCGGGCCGATCGTCGCGATCACGCCCGAGCGCAACCCCACGCAGCGGTCGCAGCTCCTGAGCACGGGCGCGAACGAGGTTCTTTCGAAACCCATGGACCTCTCGCTGCTGCAGCAGGCCGCAGCCGAATTCCTGATCGCCGGCGGGTGCGAGCCCGAGGTGACCACGATGCTGTTCTCGACGCTCGCCGATGATTCCACGAGCGAGCTCATTGCGCACTATGTGCAGGACTGCCACCGGCTCAGCGACACCATCGCCGACGCCGTCGAGAAACGCGACATCGCGGCGGTGCGCCAGCACATCGGCAGCATCCGGGGTAGCGCCGGGGCGCACGGGTTCATGCCGATCGATCGCGTCGCGCAGGCCGCCCTCAGGGAGATCGACGCGACGCACGACCTCGACGAGGCCATGATCGCGATTCAGGCGGTTATCAACGCCTGCAAGCGTGCCGCGGTGCGCGAGCCCGCCGATTCCCACTGA
- the mnmG gene encoding tRNA uridine-5-carboxymethylaminomethyl(34) synthesis enzyme MnmG, with product MSPGQGPSENRTPENGRPDRFDVLVVGGGHAGIEAAWSAANAGVRVAIVTLDASKIGVMSCNPAIGGLAKGQMVREIDALGGLMGRITDATGIMFKALNTSKGAAVRGPRAQCDKHAYAEEAQRLIRARPEIAVIEGGVERLLFEDGALAGAIVRERRVGEQVAVRARAVVLTTGTFMRGLMHTGEDRTPGGRVGEAPATGISASLRELGFEMGRLKTGTPPRLRRSTIDWDALEPQRGDERPAPFSDMTEPSRFPLIGQVECRITRTNERVHGAIRANLHRAPMFSGQIESRGPRYCPSIEDKVVRFADKDSHQVFLEPESHRDDSIYCNGIATSLPRDVQETIVRGMAGCERAEILLHGYAVEYDMVPPHQIDATTMTKRIEGLFLAGQINGTSGYEEAGAQGVIAGVNAARFALGECLVTLGRDQAYIGVLLDDLVTKTPTEPYRMFTSRAEHRLLLRADNAPDRLTPLAREWGICDDARWSRFESRREERAALEETIQRAHLEGVPLARVCKRQEFGVDDLRGVLARLAPRVWSEETLVSALTDQKYEGYLRRQRAEIKRQESMERRRIPEHVAYESVDGLRNEARQALARFRPSTFGQAGRLEGVTPADLTLLLIASRRR from the coding sequence ATGAGCCCCGGCCAAGGTCCATCCGAGAACCGCACGCCCGAGAACGGTCGTCCCGATCGGTTCGATGTGCTCGTCGTCGGTGGGGGGCACGCCGGCATCGAGGCGGCGTGGAGCGCGGCCAACGCAGGCGTGCGCGTGGCGATCGTCACGCTCGACGCGTCCAAGATCGGCGTGATGTCGTGCAATCCGGCGATCGGCGGTCTCGCCAAGGGACAGATGGTCCGCGAGATCGACGCGCTGGGCGGGCTGATGGGGCGCATCACCGACGCGACGGGCATCATGTTCAAGGCGCTGAACACCTCCAAGGGCGCGGCGGTGCGCGGCCCGCGCGCGCAGTGCGACAAGCACGCGTACGCCGAGGAGGCGCAGCGCCTGATCCGCGCGCGCCCCGAGATCGCCGTCATCGAGGGCGGCGTCGAGCGTCTCCTGTTCGAGGACGGGGCGCTCGCGGGAGCGATCGTGCGCGAGCGCCGAGTGGGCGAACAGGTCGCGGTCAGGGCGCGCGCCGTCGTGCTGACCACCGGCACCTTCATGCGCGGGCTCATGCACACCGGCGAGGACCGGACCCCGGGTGGGCGCGTGGGCGAAGCGCCGGCGACGGGCATCTCCGCGTCGCTTCGCGAGCTTGGATTCGAGATGGGACGGCTGAAGACCGGCACCCCGCCGCGATTGCGCCGCTCGACGATCGACTGGGACGCGCTCGAGCCCCAGCGCGGCGACGAGCGTCCCGCGCCGTTCAGCGACATGACAGAGCCGTCGCGGTTCCCGCTGATCGGGCAGGTTGAGTGCCGCATCACGCGGACGAACGAGCGAGTGCACGGCGCGATCCGGGCGAACCTGCATCGGGCGCCGATGTTCTCCGGACAGATCGAGTCGCGCGGGCCGCGCTACTGCCCGTCGATCGAGGACAAGGTCGTGCGATTCGCCGACAAGGACTCGCACCAGGTCTTCCTGGAGCCAGAGAGCCACCGGGACGATTCGATCTACTGCAACGGCATCGCGACCTCGCTCCCTCGCGACGTACAGGAGACGATCGTGCGCGGGATGGCCGGCTGCGAACGGGCCGAGATCCTGCTGCACGGGTACGCGGTCGAGTACGACATGGTCCCGCCGCACCAGATCGACGCGACCACGATGACCAAGCGCATCGAGGGGCTGTTCCTCGCCGGCCAGATCAACGGGACGAGCGGGTACGAGGAGGCGGGCGCGCAGGGGGTGATCGCCGGCGTCAACGCCGCCCGGTTCGCGCTGGGTGAGTGCCTCGTGACGCTCGGGCGCGATCAGGCGTACATCGGGGTGCTGCTCGACGATCTGGTGACGAAGACCCCGACCGAGCCGTACAGGATGTTCACGAGCCGCGCCGAACACCGGCTGTTGCTTCGCGCCGACAACGCGCCGGACCGGCTCACCCCGCTGGCGCGCGAGTGGGGGATCTGCGACGACGCCCGATGGTCTCGTTTCGAGAGCCGTCGCGAGGAGCGTGCGGCGCTGGAGGAGACGATCCAGCGGGCGCACCTCGAAGGCGTGCCGCTGGCGCGGGTCTGCAAGCGCCAGGAGTTCGGCGTCGACGACCTGCGCGGCGTGCTCGCGCGACTCGCGCCGAGGGTGTGGAGCGAGGAGACGCTGGTCTCGGCGCTGACCGATCAGAAGTACGAGGGGTACCTGCGTCGGCAGCGGGCCGAGATCAAGCGTCAGGAGAGCATGGAGCGCCGGAGGATCCCGGAGCATGTCGCGTACGAGAGCGTCGACGGGCTTCGCAACGAGGCGAGGCAGGCGCTGGCCCGGTTCCGGCCCAGCACCTTCGGCCAGGCCGGGCGGCTCGAGGGCGTGACCCCGGCGGACCTGACGCTGCTGCTCATCGCGTCGAGGCGGCGCTGA
- the kynA gene encoding tryptophan 2,3-dioxygenase, translated as MAQRELESSIHRDFKDRMTYSEYLRLDLILGAQQPLSSPAHHDEMLFIIQHQTSELWMKLVIHELTAAIGCIRRDDLEPCFKILARVKQIQDQLFSQWAVLETLTPSEYVQFRGVLGNASGFQSVQYRAIEFLLGNKSAPMLAVHKDRPDAHAFLEAILRSPSVYDEFLRLLARRGLPVPAQCVERDWSTPYQPNDGVVAVFKTIYENPSKWWDAYEMCEKLVDVEQQFQQWRFRHLKTVHRIIGLKKGTGGSSGVEFLRRALDQIFFPELWDVRTQIDAPAGA; from the coding sequence GTGGCGCAGCGAGAGCTCGAATCGAGCATCCATCGTGATTTCAAGGATCGGATGACCTATTCGGAGTACCTCCGGCTGGACCTGATCCTCGGGGCGCAGCAGCCGCTTTCGAGCCCGGCGCACCACGACGAGATGCTCTTCATCATCCAGCACCAGACCTCTGAGCTGTGGATGAAACTCGTCATCCACGAGCTGACCGCCGCGATCGGCTGCATCCGGCGCGACGATCTCGAGCCGTGCTTCAAGATCCTCGCGCGCGTCAAGCAGATCCAGGACCAGCTCTTCTCGCAGTGGGCGGTCCTCGAGACGCTGACCCCCAGCGAGTATGTCCAGTTCCGCGGCGTGCTGGGCAACGCGAGCGGCTTCCAGAGCGTCCAGTACCGGGCCATCGAGTTCCTGCTCGGCAACAAGAGCGCCCCGATGCTCGCGGTGCACAAGGACCGGCCAGACGCCCACGCCTTCCTCGAGGCCATCCTCCGCTCGCCCAGCGTCTACGACGAGTTCCTGCGCCTCCTCGCGCGCCGGGGCCTGCCGGTGCCGGCCCAGTGCGTCGAGCGCGACTGGTCGACGCCCTATCAGCCGAACGACGGCGTCGTCGCGGTCTTCAAGACCATCTACGAAAACCCGTCGAAGTGGTGGGACGCCTACGAGATGTGCGAGAAGCTCGTCGATGTCGAGCAGCAGTTCCAGCAGTGGCGGTTCCGGCACCTCAAGACCGTGCATCGCATCATCGGGCTCAAGAAGGGCACCGGCGGCAGCTCGGGCGTCGAGTTCCTCCGGCGCGCCCTCGATCAGATCTTCTTCCCCGAGCTGTGGGATGTGCGCACCCAGATCGACGCGCCCGCCGGCGCGTGA